The Falco peregrinus isolate bFalPer1 chromosome 12, bFalPer1.pri, whole genome shotgun sequence genome has a segment encoding these proteins:
- the LOC101916464 gene encoding G-protein coupled receptor 35-like gives MNPSSCNITAYESFPLVQLCVYIPVLLLGILLNMSALWVFCCKLGKWTETRVYMVNLAVADCLLLFSLPFKTLSHFNQLKVGSWCLVLEGGYFINRLMSIGIITVVAADRYLAIKYPLKAKVLRSPLKAACASGFLWIVVICVMSLIKKLEDRGQDELCFEKPSVKPSVITLCAVIVGFFIPLIILSYCSIQVIAELMRKKNEYCHKEKSIRKAIYIVSANMAVFIICFLPLYLGHLLRFIMDSTSSNCSAIQWVNNFVHLASVLANTNCCLDAICYYFVNKEFKEASPKLAKSKFEASEEADIQLPHVMH, from the coding sequence ATGAACCCTAGCAGCTGCAATATCACAGCCTATGAAAGCTTTCCACTTGTCCAGCTGTGTGTTTACATCCCAGTTTTGCTTTTGGGCATTTTGCTGAACATGTCGGCGCTGTGGGTGTTCTGCTGCAAACTCGGCAAATGGACAGAAACCAGAGTATACATGGTCAACTTGGCTGTGGCTGACTGCTTGCTGCTGTTTAGTTTGCCTTTTAAAACTTTATCCCACTTCAATCAGCTGAAGGTAGGTAGCTGGTGCTTGGTTCTTGAAGGTGGCTATTTCATAAACCGCCTAATGAGCATCGGTATCATCACTGTCGTAGCAGCTGATAGGTATCTTGCAATCAAGTACCCATTGAAAGCCAAGGTGCTGAGGTCACCCCTGAAGGCAGCTTGTGCCTCTGGATTTCTCTGGATAGTCGTCATCTGTGTGATGTCCCTCATTAAAAAGTTAGAGGACAGAGGACAAGATgaactttgctttgaaaaaccttCCGTTAAGCCCTCAGTGATCACACTGTGTGCTGTTATTGTAGGGTTTTTCATACCATTGATCATCTTGAGTTATTGCTCCATACAAGTCATTGCAGAACTCATGAGAAAGAAGAATGAATATTGTCACAAGGAAAAGTCAATCAGGAAGGCCATCTACATCGTGTCTGCAAACATGGCTGTGTTCATCATATGCTTTTTACCTCTTTACCTCGGGCATCTCCTTCGCTTTATAATGGACTCCACCAGCTCCAACTGCTCTGCAATACAGTGGGTCAATAATTTTGTTCACCTTGCCTCAGTCCTCGCAAACACAAACTGCTGCCTGGATGCTATTTGTTACTACTTTGTCAACAAGGAATTTAAGGAAGCGTCTCCCAAGCTAGCAAAGTCCAAATTTGAAGCCAGTGAAGAAGCTGACATTCAGCTCCCACATGTAATGCATTAA